The DNA segment GTGAGGTGCACGCCGAGGAACGGGAACGCCGGGTCGGGCACCGGATACACCAGCCCGCGCACCAGCTCGGGCCGGGCCAGCTCGTAGTACTCGCCGCGGAAGGGGACGATCCGCATCCCGGGCTCGTCGCCGGCGAGGCGCGCCACCTCGTCGCAGTGCAGCCCCGCGCAGTTCACCAGCACCCGGCCCCGCAGCACCGCCCCGTCGGACGTGCGCACCGCCACACCCCGCTCGGGCCGCCGGTCGATCCGCGTCACCCGCGCGCCGTAGCGGATGCGTGCCCCGGAGGCCTCCCCGAGGTGGCGCGCGACCTGCTGGTAGTCGCAGATGCCGGTGGTGCCGACGTGGATGGCCGCGATGCCGCGCACATGCGGCTCGTACTCGGCGATCTGGGCGGGTCCCAGCTCACGGACCGGGATGCCGTTCTCGCGGCCGCGCTGGACGAGCGCGTGCAGACCGCGCAGTTCTGCGCGGTCGGTGGCGACGATCAGCTTGCCGGTCTGGGCGTGCGGGATGTCGTACTCGGCGCAGAACTTCAGCATCTCCGCCGCGCCGCGCACCGCGTACCGGGCCTTGAGCGAGCCGGGGCGGTAGTAGATGCCGCTGTGGATCACGCCGCTGTTGCGGCCGGTCTGGTGGCGTGCCGGGCCCTGCTCCTTCTCCAGGACCGTCACCCGGGTGCCCGGGGCGGCACGCGTGAGCGCGTACGCGGTCGACAGGCCGATGATCCCGCCGCCGATCACGAGCACGTCGCAGTCGGTCCCCGCCACACGCCCCACCTCCCACGTCCGATAGTGCACTGCACCACTGGCGACGCGCTCAAACCCGGTGGTGGCATGCCATGCGCCCCCCGGGGTCCGGTCGGGGCCCGGCCGGGGTTCCCGGACGCCTACCGTCCGGGCGACAGAGCGGAGAACGGCGCCGGGGCCCACCCACAGGCGGGCGGCCCGGGAGCCGCCGAAACCGCCCCATCGGCCGCCCGCCGCGAGGGCCCGCGACGACGACCGGGTCCCGTCAGGGCGGGCGCTCGGGGCCCCGCCCGGACGGTTGCCTGCGGCCCCGCCCGGGACGCGGGCTCGCGGACCGCCACGGCCCCAGGACACCGGAGCACGGCAGACCAGACACCCGGCCGGGTGCCCGAGCGGGTATCCGACCAGGCACGCGACCGGCCCCCGCCGGGACCGGAGCGGGCAGGTCCGACGACGGACGGTGCCGCTCCGGTCCCGGCAGGGTGCCGTGGCCGTACCGCACGGGGCCGTCGCCGGCCGCCGTGGCCAGTCGGGTCACGCCGGCGCCATGAGCAGCGGGCGCGCCCGCTCCCGCAGCTCCACCACGCGCGGCTCGTCCCCGTAGGGCTCCAGCCGGTGCAGCAGGTCCCGGACGTACTCGGTGGTCCGCGCGGACGAGGTCCGCCCGGCCACCTCCACCGCCCGCACGGCCTGCTCGCAGGCCGCGTCGAGGTTCCCGGACTCCAGCTCGGCGACCGCGGAGACGACCAGGCGCAGGCCGTGCGAGCGCACGAACTCCTCCGTGGGCCGGGACAGCGCATGCTCGCTGAAGCGCCGCACCTGGCGGGGGGCCTTCAGGTCGCGGTAGCACTCCGCGGCGTCCGCCGCGAACCGGTCGTAGGAGTAGAAGCCGAGCCAGGACGGGTCGTTGTCGCCCTCGCGGGAGCGCTCCAGCCAGCCCTCGGCCGCCCGCAGCGCGGCCCCCGCCGCCTGGGCGTCGCCCGCGCGCGCGTGGGCACGCGCCTCGACGAGCCGGAAGAAGCTCATCGTGCGGGCGGTGGCCAGGCCGCGGTTGCGCTCCAGAGCGGCCTGGGCCAGGTCCACGCCCTCGTCGCCGAAGCCGCGGTAGGTGGCCTGGAGCGACATCGATGCCAGCACGTAGCCCCCCAGGGGGACGTCCGCGGCGGCACGGGCCAGGCGCAGGGCCTGGATGTAGTACCGCTGCGCCGCCTCCTGCTGACCGGTGTCGAAGGCCATCCAGCCGGCCAGCCGCGTCAGTTCGGCACTGGCGCCGAACAGGGCGCGGCCCACCTCGTCGGAGTACGAGGCGAGCAGCAGCGGCGCCGCCTCGACCCTGAGGCACTCGGGCACCATGGAGGAACGCCAGTCGCCGCCGCCGTACTTGGAGTCCCAGCGGCGGGCGTCCTCGGCGGCCTCACGCAGCTTGCGCACGTCGCTGTGGCCGACCTTCAGCGGACCACCGCCGCCGGACGGGCCGGCGTTGCGCTCCACGGAACTGTCGGCCGGGGTTATGAGCCAGCGCGACGCCGGCGTCGCATACGCACTGACCGCGAACGAGCCCGCGAGGGACTGCCAGATACCCCCGCTGCCGGCTCGCCGGCCCGCGAGGTCGAGACGGTAGAGCTCTGTCGCCGACTTGACGGCGGCACCGATGTCCCGAGGGAAGGCGAGGCCCACCTCCGGTGCCGGGTCCGCGTCAGCCAGGCCGATCTCGTGCAAAGGCACGGGACGGCCCAGCTTCTGTCCGATGGCGGCCGCTATCAGGTGCGGCGCAGCGCCCTGGGGCACCATGCCCTTGGACACCCACCTGGCGACCGATGTCTTGTCGTAGCGGAGCGTCAACCCGCGTTGCGCTCCTAGGTCGTTGACCCTGCGCGCGAGTCCCGCATTACTGATTCCCGCGAGGGCGAGGACGGCGCCGAGCTTTTCGTTCGGCCCGCGTTGGTCCCTGGACATGCGCCACCCCTCGACACAGAAGGCTGCCATGGCGGTCGCACCACCGCCCGGCATTCGTACCGTGCCCACACGGCCGCCCTCCCCGGCCCCCCGGCCGCAAGAGCGGGTGTCCGAGCCCCGGGGTATATGCCACCGTGAAAACACAGGCACACACAGGGTAGTTCGGTGCATCCCAAGCGTTAAGAGGCATAGTTCCGGATGGCGAGATTGTTGCCCGTCGCGAAGTGCGATCATGCCGGCGCGCGCTCCGCGCGTGTGGCCGTGCGCCTGGCCGTGCGCTCTTCTCCGGCCACGGTGGGAGCGCTTCGATGGATCACGCGTGGGTCGGCCCGCTGTACTGGGTCCAGTGGGCTGGGGGACACCGCCGCCTCCATCCCCGCGGGCGGCGGACCGGTCCGGGAGGCGAATCCCGCCTCCCGGACCGTGAGTTGGGTCCGCCCGCTGGGATGGAGTGCGTAGCGCGATTTCATCCCGGCCGAAATGGCTGAATCCCGCCCTACGGAGTCGGGCCCTTCGGGGCCCGGCGGCCTCCTCCGCCCGGCACTCGGGCGTCAACCGTAGGGCGGGGTGTCTCCTTCCGCGCGCTCGTGCACGGCTCGTGCCGCCCGGGGCCTCCCCGGGCGCGGCGGCCGTGGCGCGCTCGCCCGCTCCGCCGAGCTCCGAACGGCCTTGGGCCGCCCCAGGGCGCCCCGTTGGCCCTGTCCGCCTCCGGGTCCGGCTCCGTCCGCACCGTGGGGGCGCGCGCGGGTACCAGATGCACGCACCGTGACGACGCGCTCCGGTCGGCCCGCACCACGCGACCCGCGGGGACCCCTGCCCGCCCCTCCCCGAGCCCGGCCCCGGGCGGCCCCGATACGGCGCCCGGAAGGGTGACTCCGCGCCGCCGATTTCCGTATGCACTTGTGAAGTCGAGCAATGTCAACGCGCCTGGGCGCCCGGGGAGTCCGCCGGCGGAACGCCCCAACGGGCCTCCACAAGGGCGCGTTACGGGGCCGGTGCGCCACGTGTCACAGGGCCGGTGCGCCACTGCGGTGCGCCCTGACCCGCGCCCCGCCCCGCCGCGCTCGCCCCGCCGAGCCCCACCCCGCCGGGGCGCACGGCAGCACGCGTGCCGCGGACATGGTTGTGCCGGGCCCCATAAGCAAGTACTTGTGGTGCGTCACCCGTCGCATGCCAGGGGCGCATGCGGGAGCACGGAAGCCGTTCTGTAAGCAGCCTTGTGCGCCTCCTTCGTGGCAGCATGGTCCCGTTCGTGCAGTGTGGTGGTTCCCTCGGCGCCCTGGTTGCACTGGTCGCAGTGCTCGTAGTGGTTGTCCACGGCCTGTGGAGGCGGCAATGCGGTGGTTGGTGGGGTGGAGCAGCGCCACCGCGGGAAGCGCCAGGTCGTCAGGGGTACGCCCGGCCCCGGCGGGCGGCTGGAGCGACATCGAGGGCGAGACCGTGCACCCCGTGGGCTCCCAACTGCTGTGGGGGGACCCCGATCCGCTGTGGGCCGTGGGCGACTGGCGCCCCGACGAGGTCCGCGTCGTCAAGGCCGACGCCGAGACCCGCATCGCCATCCTGGGCACCTGCGCCGCCAGCGACGAACAGCTCCGCGTCGCCATGTTCGCGGCCCGCGGCGGCGCCCTGAGACACCTCACCGCCTGGGCGGGCTGCTACACGGCCGTCGTCCAGGTCGGCCGCCGCGTCGCCATCCTGGGCGACCTCGCCGGCGCGCGCCCCGTCTTCTACACCCCCTGGGCGGGCGGCACCGCCTACGCCACCGCCGCACTCCCGCTGGCCGACCTCATCGAGGCCCCCCTCGACATCGGCCACCTCGCCGCCCTGCTCGCCGCCCCCGACGTGCCCGAGGCGATCCAGGACTCCACGCCCTACGACGGCGTACGGCGCATCCCGCCCGGCCACGCGCTCATCCTGCGCACGGGCGCCCGCGAGATCGCCGGATACGAGCCCACGGCCTCCCTCGCCGTCGCCGCCCCGCCGGTCGACGCCACCAGCGCGCTGGACGGCCTCCGTGACGCCCTCGTGGAGGCCGTACGCGCCCGTCTCGCGGCCCCGCGGCACGTTCCCGGGGCCGGCATCGACCCGGGCCCCGTTCCGGGCATGGGACCGGCGGAGCGGCGCGCGGCGCGCGGCATGCCGGTGCCGGGCATCGGCGCCGACCTCTCCGGCGGCCCCGCCTCCGGCACCCTCGCCCTGCTCGCGGCCGGCCTGCCCGGCATGCCCGGCACCGTCCTCGGGCACGGCACCGGCGCCGGCGAGCGGCTCCTGGCGGTCACGTTCAACGACCTCACGGTCGCCGGCCAGCAGGACGAGGTGGAACGCGCGGGCGCCATCGCCGCCAACCCCCGCCTCCACCACGTCGTCGTCGCCGGCGGCGAGGAGACCCTCCCGTACGTCAGCCTCGACGCCCCGCTCACCGACGAGCCGGGCCCCTCCCTGGTGGTCGCGGGCCGCCACCGCGCGAGGCTCGCCGCGGGCAGCGCCGACCACGTCACCGGGCACGGCGCGCGGCAGGTCCTCGACGCCCACCCCGCCCGCCTCGCCGACCTGCTGATGGACCGCAAGCGCCGGCATCTGGTGCGGCCCGTCGCGGCGCTCGCCAAGGCGGACGGCTCCGTGATGGTCCCCGCGCGCGTGTACGGCGCGGCACGCCGCCTCGCCCGCACGCCCTACCGCGCGGGCGTCGACGCCCTCGCCGAGGCCCTGCTCCGCCGCCGCTTCGACGAACCGGCCGATCCGTCAGGCCCGGTGGGCGCCTCGCTCGCGGCGCTCGCCTGGGGCAGACCCGGTCCTGCCGCACGGTGGCTGACGGGCGAGGCCCTGGCTGAAGTATCGGTTCGCCTGAGCGCCGCCATGGCCCGCCCGGGACCCGGTTCCGGGCTGC comes from the Streptomyces sp. TS71-3 genome and includes:
- the lhgO gene encoding L-2-hydroxyglutarate oxidase produces the protein MGRVAGTDCDVLVIGGGIIGLSTAYALTRAAPGTRVTVLEKEQGPARHQTGRNSGVIHSGIYYRPGSLKARYAVRGAAEMLKFCAEYDIPHAQTGKLIVATDRAELRGLHALVQRGRENGIPVRELGPAQIAEYEPHVRGIAAIHVGTTGICDYQQVARHLGEASGARIRYGARVTRIDRRPERGVAVRTSDGAVLRGRVLVNCAGLHCDEVARLAGDEPGMRIVPFRGEYYELARPELVRGLVYPVPDPAFPFLGVHLTRGIDGGVHLGPNAVPALAREGYGWKTVRPRELAATLAWPGSWRIARRHWRYGAGELRRSVSPQAFTEAVRRLLPGISVGDLVPAAAGVRAQAVLRDGTLVDDFLIRESVRTVHVLNAPSPAATASLPIGREVARRALGVLSGA
- a CDS encoding MFS transporter gives rise to the protein MSRDQRGPNEKLGAVLALAGISNAGLARRVNDLGAQRGLTLRYDKTSVARWVSKGMVPQGAAPHLIAAAIGQKLGRPVPLHEIGLADADPAPEVGLAFPRDIGAAVKSATELYRLDLAGRRAGSGGIWQSLAGSFAVSAYATPASRWLITPADSSVERNAGPSGGGGPLKVGHSDVRKLREAAEDARRWDSKYGGGDWRSSMVPECLRVEAAPLLLASYSDEVGRALFGASAELTRLAGWMAFDTGQQEAAQRYYIQALRLARAAADVPLGGYVLASMSLQATYRGFGDEGVDLAQAALERNRGLATARTMSFFRLVEARAHARAGDAQAAGAALRAAEGWLERSREGDNDPSWLGFYSYDRFAADAAECYRDLKAPRQVRRFSEHALSRPTEEFVRSHGLRLVVSAVAELESGNLDAACEQAVRAVEVAGRTSSARTTEYVRDLLHRLEPYGDEPRVVELRERARPLLMAPA
- a CDS encoding asparagine synthase-related protein, producing MRWLVGWSSATAGSARSSGVRPAPAGGWSDIEGETVHPVGSQLLWGDPDPLWAVGDWRPDEVRVVKADAETRIAILGTCAASDEQLRVAMFAARGGALRHLTAWAGCYTAVVQVGRRVAILGDLAGARPVFYTPWAGGTAYATAALPLADLIEAPLDIGHLAALLAAPDVPEAIQDSTPYDGVRRIPPGHALILRTGAREIAGYEPTASLAVAAPPVDATSALDGLRDALVEAVRARLAAPRHVPGAGIDPGPVPGMGPAERRAARGMPVPGIGADLSGGPASGTLALLAAGLPGMPGTVLGHGTGAGERLLAVTFNDLTVAGQQDEVERAGAIAANPRLHHVVVAGGEETLPYVSLDAPLTDEPGPSLVVAGRHRARLAAGSADHVTGHGARQVLDAHPARLADLLMDRKRRHLVRPVAALAKADGSVMVPARVYGAARRLARTPYRAGVDALAEALLRRRFDEPADPSGPVGASLAALAWGRPGPAARWLTGEALAEVSVRLSAAMARPGPGSGLRPGDFRARAALARHAADLRVLEQAAEIRFQRLHTPFLDNQVVRACRALPVSLRVQPGARAGILRKVLEGSGVAELPPGWGAPSPAGATATQRIGMRAAIGDLVGLFDTPLLAEAGLVEARVVRKALRAASEGEPLPLDGLADLVSLEVWLRRLLARRGTCWTGTPSRQRAVPSGSVVPQRTALGAARPQ